In a single window of the Terriglobales bacterium genome:
- a CDS encoding DedA family protein: GPMAGVLRMPWRSFALFNFLGATLWVTVVSLVGYLFGSEWDDLLRIMKRVNTGLFAAAAVVAVFLYWRYRRRRAARAGTGEDD; this comes from the coding sequence CCGGGCCCATGGCGGGAGTGCTGCGCATGCCCTGGCGCTCCTTCGCCCTCTTCAACTTCCTGGGCGCCACGCTGTGGGTCACCGTCGTCTCCCTGGTAGGCTATCTCTTCGGCAGCGAGTGGGACGACCTGCTGCGCATCATGAAGCGGGTGAACACCGGGCTGTTCGCGGCCGCGGCCGTGGTGGCCGTCTTCCTGTACTGGCGCTATCGCCGGCGCCGCGCCGCCCGCGCGGGCACAGGCGAAGACGACTGA